In a genomic window of Parambassis ranga chromosome 24, fParRan2.1, whole genome shotgun sequence:
- the LOC114429077 gene encoding C-C chemokine receptor type 2-like, which produces MEPSDYTVDVSNISSSPPRLAWVSTGLVPAVLLSFCFLLGVSGNIAVIILRPNWQHLSSQSQSLMLNLAVSDLFCLLPLPLWIYAYLYSWTFGLVACKLLTYLIYCCIYGSMLTVTVISIQRYLLMVHLQQRCFQLVGMKRLLVLLWLAAVILSIPVLVVRRLSTDENPTQCWDHFSSKAQHLAKLLAETIVGISSFSVIALAYLCLHRRINQAALFNNPRTTKLITSIIVTYVVLWTPYVIVNVLAVAAVALGHEGLRTFYMDTWRITGAVTFVNSCINPLLYAFASQNVCCVCHKTKHLLQKLRFPQIPSRSADITTDTDHQ; this is translated from the coding sequence ATGGAGCCATCAGACTACACTGTGGATGTGTCGaacatctcctcctctcctcctcgtcTCGCCTGGGTGTCCACCGGTCTGGtccctgcagtgctgctgtcttTCTGCTTCCTGCTGGGAGTTTCTGGAAACATTGCTGTGATCATTCTCAGACCTAACTGGCAGCACCTGTCCAGTCAGAGCCAGAGTTTGATGCTGAATCTGGCTGTGTCAGACCTGTTCTGCCTGCTTCCCCTTCCGTTGTGGATATATGCATACCTCTACAGCTGGACCTTTGGCCTTGTGGCCTGCAAGCTTTTGACATATTTGATATACTGCTGCATTTATGGCAGTATgctgactgtgacagtgataAGCATCCAGCGCTACCTCCTGATGGTGCACTTACAGCAGAGGTGTTTCCAGCTGGTAGGAATGAAGAGGCTGCTGGTCCTGCTGTGGCTGGCAGCTGTGATCCTGTCCATCCCTGTTCTAGTGGTTCGACGGCTGTCAACAGACGAAAACCCGACACAATGCTGGGATCACTTCTCCTCTAAGGCCCAGCACCTGGCTAAGCTGCTGGCAGAGACCATAGTGggaatttcttcattttctgtcattGCATTAGCATACCTCTGCCTCCACAGAAGGATAAACCAGGCAGCCCTGTTCAACAATCCACGAACAACCAAACTGATCACCAGTATCATCGTGACCTATGTTGTCCTGTGGACACCATATGTTATTGTAAATGTTCTGGCTGTGGCAGCTGTTGCTCTTGGGCACGAGGGCCTGAGGACGTTTTATATGGATACATGGAGGATTACTGGAGCTGTGACATTTGTCAATAGCTGCATAAATCCATTATTGTATGCGTTTGCTTCTCAgaatgtgtgctgtgtgtgccaCAAAACCAAACACTTACTACAGAAACTCAGATTCCCACAAATTCCATCTAGGTCGGCCGATATCACCACGGATACAGACCATCAATAA